One region of Rhodocaloribacter litoris genomic DNA includes:
- the tssK gene encoding type VI secretion system baseplate subunit TssK, which translates to MPQDRRRVVWFEGMTLDPHHFQQWDRYYHSTLNARVRALARYDWGLTALEVDRERLANGELRLVRCSGVLPDGLVFDVPDDDEPPVPRNLQDYFPATQERLAVYLATPVERHDGGNFLLQDGEARRETRYRAETISVPDENTGADIRPVEVARSTFSIRFGGEPLQAYTTVQVAAVRRSPDGTFVLDETFIPTCLTLSASERLQGLTRRLLELLVTKSGSLMERHRGAARQREVSPSDVQALGLLGVVNGFIPLLNHYHTHPESHPEALFKTLLALAGQLTAYLPEAGVSPRQLPTYDHGNLSDCFNRLDEQLRGMLGGATPTANYVQVPLQRQRENLYTATLDGDLLQKAQFFLVARSPEVPEEKLVRELPVMLRVASPETIEAVLRSYTRALGVEHTHRLPSALPVDAQANYFQLQKRGPFWEAITEERALAIFVPGEFSQVDMTLVAVQS; encoded by the coding sequence ATGCCGCAGGATCGGAGACGGGTGGTGTGGTTCGAGGGGATGACGCTCGACCCACACCATTTCCAGCAGTGGGATCGATACTATCACAGCACGCTCAACGCGCGCGTGCGGGCGCTGGCACGCTACGACTGGGGCCTGACGGCGCTGGAGGTGGACCGTGAACGGCTGGCCAACGGGGAGCTGCGGCTCGTCCGGTGCAGCGGCGTCTTGCCGGACGGCCTCGTCTTCGACGTGCCCGACGACGACGAGCCGCCCGTCCCCCGCAACCTGCAGGACTATTTCCCGGCGACGCAGGAACGGCTCGCCGTCTACCTGGCCACCCCGGTCGAGCGGCACGACGGCGGCAACTTCCTGCTGCAGGACGGCGAGGCCCGGCGCGAGACGCGCTACCGGGCCGAGACGATCTCCGTGCCCGATGAGAACACCGGCGCCGACATACGCCCGGTGGAGGTGGCCCGCTCGACGTTCTCGATCCGCTTCGGCGGAGAACCCCTGCAGGCCTACACGACGGTGCAGGTGGCCGCCGTCCGCCGGAGCCCCGACGGAACGTTCGTGCTCGACGAAACCTTCATCCCGACCTGCCTGACCCTCTCCGCTTCGGAACGCCTGCAGGGACTGACCCGCCGCCTGCTGGAGCTGCTGGTGACCAAGAGCGGCTCGTTGATGGAGCGGCACCGGGGGGCCGCCCGGCAGCGCGAGGTGTCCCCGTCGGACGTGCAGGCCCTCGGGTTGCTGGGGGTCGTCAACGGGTTCATTCCCCTGTTGAACCACTACCACACCCACCCCGAGAGCCATCCGGAAGCCCTCTTCAAGACCCTCCTGGCGCTGGCCGGGCAGCTGACGGCCTACCTGCCCGAGGCCGGCGTCAGCCCCCGCCAGCTCCCCACCTACGACCACGGCAACCTGAGCGATTGCTTCAACCGCCTGGACGAACAACTGCGCGGGATGCTGGGCGGGGCCACCCCCACGGCCAATTACGTGCAGGTACCCCTGCAACGACAACGCGAAAACCTGTATACGGCAACGCTCGACGGAGACCTGCTCCAGAAAGCCCAGTTCTTCCTGGTAGCCCGCAGCCCCGAGGTGCCGGAGGAGAAGCTCGTCCGGGAGTTGCCGGTGATGCTGCGCGTGGCCTCGCCCGAGACGATCGAGGCCGTGCTGCGAAGCTACACGCGGGCCCTCGGCGTCGAGCACACGCACCGCCTGCCCTCGGCCCTGCCCGTCGATGCCCAGGCGAACTACTTCCAGTTGCAAAAGCGCGGGCCGTTCTGGGAGGCCATCACCGAAGAGCGCGCCCTTGCCATCTTCGTTCCGGGCGAGTTCAGCCAGGTCGACATGACGCTCGTGGCCGTCCAGTCGTAG
- the icmH gene encoding type IVB secretion system protein IcmH/DotU translates to MAVAEAAPGLLFDETRNRRLAEIYAPCFTLILQLRGSREFGDADVLRRRIKDLFDQAEREAMRAGISGEEIRNARFALVAFIDETVLSSDWSQKDRWVARPLQLELYERYDAGEVFFDRLQELLQQPGVHAEVLEVYYLCMTLGFKGRYQLHEQERLRILIEECFAALNRAPGMQAAQLAPHGRPRGQVAAEVRSKIPAWAIAAAAAGLALLIYIGMTFYVSGVADRTVQTIEQVPHQTPP, encoded by the coding sequence ATGGCCGTCGCTGAAGCCGCCCCCGGTCTGTTGTTCGACGAGACCCGGAACCGCCGCCTGGCGGAGATCTATGCCCCGTGTTTTACCCTGATCTTGCAGTTGCGGGGAAGCCGGGAGTTTGGCGACGCCGACGTGTTGCGGCGCCGCATCAAGGACCTGTTCGACCAGGCCGAACGCGAGGCGATGCGGGCGGGGATCTCGGGAGAGGAGATCCGTAATGCCCGGTTTGCCCTGGTGGCCTTCATCGACGAGACGGTGCTCTCGTCCGACTGGAGCCAGAAGGATCGCTGGGTGGCCCGGCCCCTGCAGCTCGAGCTCTATGAACGGTATGACGCCGGGGAGGTGTTCTTCGACCGCCTCCAGGAGCTGCTGCAACAGCCGGGGGTGCACGCCGAAGTGCTGGAGGTGTACTACCTGTGCATGACGCTCGGCTTCAAGGGCCGCTATCAGCTGCACGAGCAGGAACGGTTGCGCATCCTGATCGAGGAGTGCTTCGCCGCGCTGAACCGGGCGCCGGGGATGCAGGCCGCGCAACTCGCGCCGCACGGCCGCCCGCGGGGGCAGGTCGCCGCCGAGGTGCGGAGCAAGATCCCCGCCTGGGCCATCGCGGCGGCGGCGGCCGGCCTGGCCCTGCTCATCTACATCGGCATGACCTTCTACGTCTCCGGCGTCGCCGACCGTACCGTTCAGACCATCGAGCAGGTGCCGCACCAGACCCCCCCGTGA